Proteins encoded within one genomic window of Formosa agariphila KMM 3901:
- a CDS encoding pyridoxamine 5'-phosphate oxidase family protein has product MSNENLYRDEAKLKIKAMAEEIDFTMMVTNLKALPLHMIPMSTKKVDENGIIWFLSNKNSTHNQNIIKDSNVHLVYADKSDMQFLNVYGTARIVTDKTIINDLYSKADSMWFEGKDDPNITAIGITPTEAYYWDPKHNKLVSLVKLGVSAVTGDKPDTMDYGKLKL; this is encoded by the coding sequence ATGAGCAATGAAAATTTATATAGAGACGAAGCAAAATTAAAAATTAAAGCCATGGCCGAAGAAATCGACTTTACCATGATGGTGACTAATTTAAAAGCACTGCCTTTACACATGATTCCCATGAGTACTAAAAAAGTAGATGAAAACGGAATCATCTGGTTCTTAAGTAATAAAAATAGTACCCATAATCAGAACATTATTAAAGACTCAAATGTACATTTAGTATATGCCGACAAAAGTGATATGCAATTTTTAAATGTTTATGGAACAGCTAGAATTGTAACTGATAAAACTATTATTAATGATTTATACTCTAAGGCAGACAGTATGTGGTTTGAGGGTAAAGACGACCCCAATATCACCGCTATAGGGATTACTCCTACAGAGGCATATTACTGGGATCCAAAACATAATAAGTTGGTCTCTTTAGTAAAACTGGGAGTGAGTGCCGTAACAGGAGATAAACCGGATACCATGGATTATGGTAAGTTAAAATTATAA
- a CDS encoding ligase-associated DNA damage response exonuclease: MKTPLLVFNDNGIYCEVANVYLDPWKPVDCAIISHGHADHSRYGHKKYITHHTNVPIIKHRLGDIQVSGVNYNESFVINNVKFSLHPAGHIIGSSQIRVEYRGEVWVFSGDYKLEDDGVAVPFEPVKCHAFITECTFGLPAFRWTPQAEVFNDINTWWATNKEANQTSILFGYSLGKAQRLLKHLDPNIGKIYTHGAIENMTEVIRPMMDFPETTRITRETTKKELLGNIVLAPPSAHGSTWIRKMVPYVTASASGWMAFRGARRRRAVDRGFVMSDHCDWQELLTAVEATGAEKVICTHGYTDVFSKYLRSLGLDARTENTQFEGELNELDTKREKEVEA; encoded by the coding sequence ATGAAGACACCTTTATTAGTATTTAATGACAACGGTATTTACTGTGAGGTTGCCAATGTGTACTTAGATCCTTGGAAACCGGTAGATTGTGCAATTATTTCTCACGGTCACGCCGATCATAGTCGTTATGGTCATAAAAAATATATTACGCACCATACTAATGTTCCAATAATTAAGCACCGGTTGGGCGATATTCAGGTAAGTGGCGTGAATTACAATGAATCTTTTGTTATTAATAACGTGAAATTTTCATTGCATCCTGCGGGTCATATTATCGGAAGTTCACAAATACGTGTGGAATATCGTGGAGAAGTTTGGGTGTTTTCTGGCGATTATAAATTGGAAGACGATGGCGTTGCTGTGCCTTTCGAACCCGTAAAATGTCATGCCTTTATAACCGAATGTACATTTGGATTACCTGCCTTTAGATGGACACCACAAGCCGAAGTTTTTAACGACATTAATACATGGTGGGCAACCAACAAGGAGGCGAACCAAACCTCTATATTGTTTGGCTATTCCCTAGGGAAAGCTCAGCGTTTATTAAAACATTTAGATCCGAATATCGGTAAAATTTACACCCATGGAGCTATAGAAAATATGACAGAGGTTATTCGTCCCATGATGGATTTTCCTGAAACTACACGCATAACCCGAGAGACCACGAAGAAAGAATTATTAGGCAACATCGTACTGGCACCACCAAGTGCTCATGGTTCGACGTGGATCAGAAAAATGGTGCCTTATGTTACGGCATCTGCCAGTGGTTGGATGGCCTTTAGAGGCGCTAGAAGACGACGAGCAGTAGATCGAGGTTTTGTAATGTCCGATCATTGCGATTGGCAGGAACTCTTAACAGCAGTGGAAGCTACAGGAGCAGAAAAGGTGATTTGTACGCACGGATACACCGATGTGTTTTCAAAATATCTACGAAGCCTGGGCTTAGATGCTCGTACCGAAAACACACAGTTTGAGGGAGAATTAAATGAGCTGGATACCAAACGTGAAAAAGAGGTAGAGGCATGA
- a CDS encoding leucine-rich repeat domain-containing protein — protein MSESIETPIFNFFELEASFEAIKGCENYPEAFYYEIFVIAKSTADKHIRTVCNTIIKKQAPDALQRAFKSRKKLTQKGGIKSVNARLISILEYGLLSEDLDLFKLYTLISRAPELGLYSFSKEFLVQLLEHPDVLGRFNGIESLKIHLKGEGNTYDSILKEIPKLTALKSLDLEGEFEQLPEDIGSLPNLKKLKLVVPCLKRFPNTMSQLTALKKVHIEGAYWSRNSADNLNLTDFNWLTKLTKLKVLKLRYVGVQDLSQVVFPASLKRIEFFSLDELIALPKDVSHLKQLERFMMLSKSITRLSNGFEDLPKLEHFELIAPKIDSISATLFFGDASRPKLVTKIGNSEINIAPMTEVSQRESIVLDTPKLLNFVLENASFFPNLKTITVNCEAPETPHKTSLAVFKNITTLNYKLVHNLDWLLEGIEQCTKLKNVELYRFQEWHTKDTEFPVRTLPNVFSKIVQLENLTIKNASALVVNTDCLPKQITNLTISEIKGIEAGTVPFDVFNIEIKSTPILNLQQFHTVTSATKFNLGHRNDDVDNVLNFETFRHPEKIESYEFTSDTIQLDSLLKNFVNLKELTITFKKENPEQNNVLTAFKHPNLKVLRIEGYNGSTEALERLLAQTPNLEFLGIFEATGFDAFPTVTLPQLKKLRMQSVDLKTIDNLSVKTIEAVKLIYCDHINDESIETISRWSSLKHLWLEGLNENGSTYPESISELNLETLFIRAHNREEKIPTWIANMKSLRVLGINNFKQTILPVALTRLTQLEVLSISGCEFSEKVSEDFRNLNLEKLVYWTSKFNGSNMKSELYEPLENKLVSQRNFDEKDSEAPFRM, from the coding sequence ATGTCTGAATCTATAGAAACCCCAATATTTAATTTTTTTGAACTTGAAGCCTCTTTTGAAGCTATAAAAGGGTGTGAAAATTATCCTGAAGCTTTTTATTATGAAATTTTTGTCATTGCAAAATCAACAGCAGACAAACACATTAGAACCGTGTGTAATACTATCATAAAAAAGCAGGCACCAGATGCTTTACAACGCGCTTTTAAAAGTCGAAAAAAACTTACTCAAAAAGGGGGAATAAAATCTGTAAACGCTAGACTGATTTCCATTTTAGAATATGGATTGCTTTCAGAAGACTTGGACTTGTTTAAACTCTATACTCTTATTAGTAGAGCGCCAGAACTGGGGTTATACAGTTTCTCGAAAGAATTTTTGGTGCAGTTGTTGGAACACCCAGATGTTTTAGGACGTTTTAATGGGATTGAAAGTCTGAAAATTCATTTAAAAGGAGAAGGCAATACGTATGATAGTATCCTTAAAGAAATACCAAAACTAACAGCTTTAAAATCATTAGACCTTGAAGGTGAGTTTGAGCAATTACCAGAAGATATTGGTAGTTTACCAAATCTAAAAAAACTAAAACTTGTTGTGCCTTGTTTAAAAAGGTTTCCAAATACAATGTCTCAGTTAACGGCCTTAAAAAAAGTACATATCGAAGGTGCTTACTGGTCTAGAAACTCTGCTGACAATCTGAATCTAACAGACTTTAATTGGCTTACAAAACTTACGAAATTAAAAGTATTGAAACTGCGTTATGTTGGCGTGCAAGATCTGTCTCAAGTCGTGTTTCCTGCATCCTTAAAACGTATAGAATTTTTTAGCTTGGATGAGTTAATTGCATTACCTAAAGATGTTAGTCATTTAAAGCAATTAGAACGGTTTATGATGTTATCCAAAAGTATAACGCGCCTATCAAATGGATTTGAAGATTTACCTAAATTAGAACATTTTGAGCTTATAGCACCTAAGATAGATAGCATATCGGCTACCTTATTTTTTGGAGATGCGTCGAGACCTAAATTAGTCACTAAAATTGGCAATAGTGAAATTAATATTGCCCCAATGACTGAAGTAAGTCAGCGAGAATCCATCGTATTAGACACGCCAAAACTACTTAACTTTGTTCTAGAGAATGCATCATTTTTTCCTAATTTAAAAACGATAACTGTTAATTGTGAAGCACCAGAAACGCCACATAAAACGAGCTTAGCAGTATTTAAAAATATAACCACACTCAATTATAAACTTGTTCACAATCTGGATTGGCTTCTAGAAGGGATTGAGCAATGTACAAAACTTAAAAATGTAGAGCTATACAGATTTCAAGAGTGGCATACTAAGGATACAGAATTCCCTGTTAGAACTTTACCTAATGTGTTTTCAAAAATTGTACAGTTAGAAAACCTGACGATTAAAAATGCGAGTGCCTTAGTTGTAAATACCGATTGCTTGCCAAAGCAGATTACCAATTTAACTATTTCTGAAATAAAAGGAATAGAGGCAGGAACAGTACCGTTTGATGTGTTTAATATTGAAATAAAATCCACACCAATACTTAATTTACAACAATTTCATACGGTAACTAGCGCGACTAAATTCAATCTTGGACATCGGAATGACGATGTAGATAATGTTTTAAATTTTGAAACCTTTAGACATCCAGAAAAAATTGAATCGTACGAATTCACTAGTGATACGATTCAGTTAGATAGCTTACTTAAAAACTTCGTAAATTTAAAGGAGCTTACCATCACATTTAAAAAAGAAAATCCTGAACAAAATAATGTATTAACGGCCTTTAAACACCCGAACCTAAAAGTACTAAGAATTGAAGGTTATAACGGAAGTACCGAAGCTTTAGAGCGTTTATTAGCCCAAACTCCAAACCTTGAATTTTTAGGAATATTTGAAGCCACAGGTTTTGATGCTTTTCCTACTGTAACTTTGCCTCAGCTTAAAAAATTAAGAATGCAGAGTGTAGACCTTAAAACGATAGATAACCTGAGCGTTAAAACTATTGAAGCAGTAAAACTGATATATTGTGATCATATTAATGATGAAAGTATTGAAACAATATCCCGTTGGAGTTCTTTAAAACACCTTTGGTTAGAAGGCTTAAATGAAAATGGCAGTACCTATCCTGAATCGATTTCTGAGTTAAATTTAGAAACACTTTTCATCAGGGCACATAACAGAGAAGAAAAAATACCAACTTGGATTGCAAATATGAAAAGTCTACGTGTTTTAGGAATAAACAATTTTAAACAGACCATTTTACCTGTAGCATTAACCCGTTTAACACAGCTTGAAGTATTAAGTATTAGTGGTTGTGAATTTTCAGAAAAAGTATCTGAAGACTTTAGAAATCTCAATTTAGAAAAATTAGTCTACTGGACGTCTAAATTTAATGGTAGCAATATGAAATCTGAACTCTATGAGCCATTGGAAAATAAATTAGTATCTCAACGAAATTTTGATGAGAAAGATAGCGAAGCGCCTTTTAGAATGTAA